In Osmerus eperlanus chromosome 17, fOsmEpe2.1, whole genome shotgun sequence, a single genomic region encodes these proteins:
- the LOC134038102 gene encoding mucin-2-like — protein MFYAQKMCGSCKQQQPTKKILQKRLSKFDARREVWAAGLKMNHNVAALHNDAILLLEKLQAVGYKPTLLLAKGHKKPFKCEVLTLRSILNECSQDCMSNIKEVYAVLCEGWTEDSLGTQSPPTSDLCGHPEQGPVFTLTLVPVNPQETSTSLTPAPRVETSTSLTTAPRVETSTSLTPAPRVETSTSLTPAPRVETSTSLTPAPTVETSTSLTPAPRVETSTSLTPAPRVETSTSLTTAPRVETSTSLTPAPRVETSTSLTPAPRVETSTSLTPAPTVETSTSLTPAPRVETSTSLTPAPRVETSTSLTPGPRVKTSNKEAKKVRQPDTTKETKER, from the exons ATGTTTTATGCACAAAAAATGTGTGGCAGCTGTAAGCAGCAGCAACCGACAAAAAAGATCTTACAAAAAAGGCTTTCAAAATTTGATGCCCGAAGAGAAGTGTGGGCAGCTGGTTTGAAGATGAACCACAACGTTGCAGCCTTACACAACGATGCCATTTTATTG CTCGAGAAACTCCAGGCTGTAGGGTACAAACCCACTCTCCTCCTTGCCAAAGGCCACAAGAAGCCTTTTAAATGTGAAGTGTTAACCCTGCGTTCCATCCTTAATGAATGCTCTCAGGACTGCATGAGCAATATAAAGGAGGTATATGCAGTCTTGTGTGAAG GGTGGACTGAGGATTCACTGGGCACACAGAGTCCTCCGACCTCAGACCTCTGTGGACATCCTGAACAGGGACCAGTTTTCACCCTGACACTGGTCCCTGTCAACCCCCAGGAGACGTCGACCAGCCTGACCCCCGCACCCAGGGTTGAGACGTCGACCAGCCTGACCACCGCACCCAGGGTCGAGACGTCAACCAGCCTGACCCCCGCACCCAGGGTCGAGACGTCGACCAGCCTGACCCCCGCACCCAGGGTCGAGACGTCGACTAGCCTGACCCCCGCACCCACGGTCGAGACGTCGACCAGCCTGACCCCAGCACCCAGGGTCGAGACGTCGACCAGCCTGACCCCCGCACCCAGGGTTGAGACGTCGACCAGCCTGACCACCGCACCCAGGGTCGAGACGTCAACCAGCCTGACCCCCGCACCCAGGGTCGAGACGTCGACCAGCCTGACCCCCGCACCCAGGGTCGAGACGTCGACTAGCCTGACCCCCGCACCCACGGTCGAGACGTCGACCAGCCTGACCCCAGCACCCAGGGTCGAGACGTCGACCAGCCTGACCCCCGCACCCAGGGTTGAGACGTCGACCAGCCTGACCCCCGGACCCAGGGTCAAGACGTCGAATAAAGAGGCAAAGAAAGTCAGACAGCCGGACacaacaaaagaaacaaaagaaaGGTAG